In Mastacembelus armatus unplaced genomic scaffold, fMasArm1.2, whole genome shotgun sequence, the genomic window AGTCGTCACTACAGCAACCGCCATCTGTACACCAACAGTACCGTGACAATCTCTGCTGTCAGTCTGAAACACAGTGGACTCTACACCTGCACTGCTGTCAACAAAGCAGGCATTTCCATGACAACCGCACAGCTCAGAGTTCTGGGTAAAAAAATTAACTAAAAACTTTACATTATGACATTATAACATGTAACTTCACAATAACATTATAATAACATATTCTAACATTATAATAGGCTGTAGGAACAAGATAATaactaaaaattatttattttatttcctgtgtgttttcatgcaggAGCAGATGTGAAACCACCAGATCAGTCTCAGGTATAAGTTAGGGCAGCTAAATGCAGGAAGACTGAGGGCAGATTGAGGAAGTCAGCTCTTAGTGCCTCAGGAGACAGTTAGTACCAGTCTAAGACCAGATTTTGTGATGTGGTCAgaaacatgtctgtttttctgtgacatttgaGAGGAAAAAGCTCAGATGTacagacatacagtaactaTGGAGGCACAGCTGGAAAGTTAAGGTCCGCCCAGTATAGGCTGGTTCTAGAGGGCTTGTTGGAAAGtcagtcttttctctgttgAATGAAATAAGTAAAAATCGGCACAGCCTAAAGCAGGCAGCAAGAAATATGGCCGACAGTGCAGCAAGCTCCGGTGAATGACTCTGGAAGACCAAAGGAATGACCCTGATAGTAGTAATAGGTTGGTAAAGGGAGAGCAGAAAATTTGTCCAGATATACAATAAGGGCTGGAGAGTTTTGTTGTTATGGGGCCTTGAAGATTTGAGACAGCATGGCCTGGTTACTCCATCTTTGGGGCCATATGACAGGGCAATCACAACAGGAAGGAAGGATCATCCATTACTTGGCACATCCCACTGTGTATTTTGGTAACACCATAAAGACAAACTGAGACTGATGAAGTATTtactctccctctttttctcctttgtcagATGCTCCTTACCTGAGGATCTACCTGCAGATACAGAATGCTAATGTTTACACCAAGACCACAGAAGTCAATAGGGGCCTGCTTTCTGGTGTTAGAATTACACCAGGGAAGGCGCAAGAAGAGCTAGAAGCTAATATTAGTGGTATTTCACTGGAAGGGAAGGGTGAAATTACTGCTAACATTAGCTCTATAAGAACAAATGTGAACATCACTAACATTAGTGGCACCAGCAGAGTGGAGGTCTATGAAGGTCGAGAtgtgacactgacatttgtGATGGAGGGATATCCTCTAATCAGGGACCAGCGCTGGACAAGATCACCACATGTCAACAATGACAACAACACAGTGTACCAGGAGAGCTACAGTGTTAATGGATACAGGTTAGCACACTGACAACTATAGGCTAGAGTTCTAAAGCAGGTCTGAGAGACGTGGTACTCCAAAACTATCACCTAAAGTTTTGTTATGGTGGTATTTGATGATGCAGTTTGTTAAGGTGATATGTTGGTGTTAGGCTTTGTTAAGGCATTATTCTCCATGTTGTTAAGGCAGTTTAGTTGGAGTTACAAgttgtttttatgttgcagGTCAGAGTCGAGCCTGCTGCTGTGGCGGGTCCGAGAGGAGGATCGAGGTCGATACtcgttttatttttcaaatttgtttttcagtggcTCACAAAACATCGACCTCCGAGTATATCGTAAGAAACTGAGCTGCTGATTGAATTCTGGATTCTGGAATCTCCAGAATTAATTAACTTATAaattcagatgtttttcttcaggttCTCCAAAAGCCATCACCTCTCTAGAGAATAGCACTCTGACCTGCACCAGCTCTGGATATCCATTACCCACAATCCTCTGGTACACCTGTCCTGGTGTTCACAACACGTATGTACCAATAGACAAAACGCTCATTAGCTCCCCCTACAGGCTGCATGGTTCCTTACATCAACAAAATGAGCAGGAGTAGAGTTAAACATGTCCTGACGGTGGTGCTACAGGAAATGTTTGACAGattctgtgatttttttgtgtgaagtaaaaagattaaaaaaaattgtacacTTTCTTCTTTTACCCTGAAATTATTATTGATATGAGCTTTTGGTCACACACACTAGTTGGTCTAACCAGAATTGAATTCAGAATAAGAACCAAgggtttgtcattttaatgcagtCCTTTATAAACCCATTAACCAtgtataaaacattaaacattaaaatgagaCGGGAGATAAGATCAAATCAGAAAAGAGTAAAATAACAAACAGGACAGGTGAAACAGCTTCAACTCCTCTTGCAGGTGTGCAGATGTCTCCAGCTCTCAGGTGCATCCAGGTGACAGGCCCTCACAGGATgatgagaaggaggaggtgaggagacAACTTGCTTTGTCACCTGGTGATGATGTCACTATCGAGTGTGTCGCCTACAATGAGATCGGGGAGTCACGTGATGTCTTTGTTCCTCGTAAGTGTCAGTACAAACGtgattattcatttattataaaaccttgtgtgtgttttaaatcaaCCTGTTGTAGTTGCTTTAGGTTTGGATTTAAAACCTTCAACCTCCTTGTTCACTCCGGCTCTGATTGGTGCTCTGAGTGCCACGGCCGTCCTTCTCTTGCTCCTATTGGTTGTCTTTTACAAGTGGAGACAGGTATGCTTACTGATCACTATGTATTCTGTTTATTAATAAGTACATTGTTACAGGCACAATATGTACAGTATCATGGATGCATGCCACCAAATTATAACTACTACCTTCACAAAACCTGTTAGGTTTGTAGAAATCCCAAATAAATTTTCTCTGTTATGACTAAAATGATCCAAGTTCCTGCACAATGTTGAGCAGAGAAAGAAATCTGTacaaaaaacctgaaaaaaagcTCTACaatgagcacaaaaacaaaataatcagaTCCTATTTATGTCATATTTAATTTTCCTAAGAACATGccaattattacatttttagtttCAAACTGTAATGAATGTGGTATaacaatgtaaatgtgaaacGATGAATGGAGGTAATTATGtgttgtttaaaatgacaaactgaagctaaatgtgtgtttgctgtgttcaCCATTTTAACATATTCTCCAGTTTTATCAGACTGGGATATTTTATTCCCTGAACCTTGATGTGTCAGCATCACAAATTCTGAATGATCCCTCATGATCCACGTTCAGGACTTCCTGTGTGTGGAattttattttggggttttaTTTCCTTTGTCACCTGGTTTTatcccaggtagctttatgttcatctgtttttattagtttcacctgtgtatgtgtgtgtgtgtgtgtgtgtgttccctaGGCAGCTTTGTGATTAGCCTCACCTGATACTGATTAGTCATGCAGGAGTATTTAGACCTGCTCTCTGCCTCACCTAGTTGCTggattgtgttgttgttttgttggtcTACCTTGACCTGCTTTCTGTGGCGCTTTATCCTGTTCCCTACATTCTGTGAGttctctgtgtgtatctgtggcTTGCTGTGATCTGCCTGTCCCCTGTGTGTGCACCAACCCTTTTCTGAGTTTCATCCTGATCCCTGAGGTATAACCTTACCCCTGGTAAATACCTCATTCCCGTGTTTTCACTGGACTTCAGCTTTCCTTCCACACTCTCCCGAGTGTCCTGGTTTcgtctgctgtttgtgtgtgactccAGTTTTCCCTGCTCCATGATTTCCTGATTCCCATGTTCTCcagaaccctaaccctaacccttctATATATCTGAGTAAAgtattttttctgttaaatagTCTTTGAAGATGCAAATTTGGGtccaaataaaattatttatggAAATGTGACAAATATGGATATTCTACTGACAGACATGGTTCTAATAGAAAGATAGATCACTATCTGCAAACACGTGTAACCTGCTCTGTGACAGGATTTAGCTAAATTACTGATCTGTAAactaaaaaacataaatatgtgaCTTATTGTGTTCACTATTAcacattaaatcaatttaaGCAAATTgggtcagatttttttttttaaaaacatggatCACATCAGTTTTCACTGCTTTAATCACAACCTGCACTTCAAATATCTTCATTAACATGCTAATTGTCACATTTCAATTTCTTTTCTCAGAAACCCAAATATGAGATTCGCTGGAAGATCATTGAAAGCACCAGTGGAAACAACTACACTTTTGTTGACCCCACTCAGCTGCCGTACAACCAGAAGTGGGAGTTTCCCCGAGACAAACTCCGTCTCGGTATGAGATCATGTGATCAAAATGACAGTGATGTTCAGTTTGACCTCTTGAACAGGTGTCTTCAGTGTTCTGTGCTTTAGTCCTTCacatttgacctttgacctggtACCAGGTGCTGTTTTGGGCTCAGGGGCCTTTGGGAAGGTTGTTGAGGCAACGGCGTATGGTCTGGGAACTGACAATGTCACAAGAGTCGCGGTTAAAATGCTCAAACGTGAGTcctcacatcatcatcatcttaaTTTTTACCTGTCCAACACTTTTCTGCTGTGCTCATACGGTTTTATGTCTCCTGTGGAAATAAACAGCAAGTGCTCACTCGGAGGAGCGTGAAGCTCTGATGTCAGAGCTGAAGATCCTCAGCCATCTTGGTTACCATGACAACATCGTAAACCTCCTGGGAGCCTGCACTCAAGGAGGCAAGgatgattttaattattaaatatcaacatgagattatatattaaaattacacagacataaatttgactgatgaaaataaaaatgtgcattaatCCACCACTGAAAATAATCCCTGACAAATCTAATATTTCCAGTTTCTTTGATAAAATTTACCGTGACCTTTAGAAAATTACCAGGTCTTTCTTGTTCTGTATAACATTAccaataaatgtaaaattaatttctgcaattttatggtgttttatacataaataattaattaatttgtggATAATGAAAATTATAGTTACAGTATTTCATAGAATAAAACTATATTTCTCTCAGGACAATTTTACTTTGTAAATCTCACTGATTTGAATGAGAAGAGTTTTTCTGTCAgcaataaagcttttttttttttaatcttatctaTTCTAACTTGGTAACTTTGACCTTTCACCCCCAGGACCCATGCTGATGATCACAGAGTACTGTAGTCATGGTGACATGCTCAACTTCCTGCGGTCTCACGCTCAGGATTTCATGGCGTCCATTTTGAGTGTGAATGAAGCGGAGGAGAAAGCCTTGTACAAGAACATGGCTGCCCAGCATGCCAGATTCAGGAGGTCTGAGTTATTCCCGTTTCAGCCGACAGATCAATTGAACTTATTATATGAGACAGGCAGAATAAACGGTCACTGTCATTTCTTACTAAGTTTGTTTTATcaaccagtttttaaaaacactaacaaaTGCATCAACCTTTCCATCAGTTCTACTTCTATTGTACATATTTCTGTTTGGCACTGCAGTGTCCCCAGCTCTCCTACAGTAAATGTTATGTCTTTGCCTGTCAGGACATTTAGCTCAGATTGACATCAGCAGCTTCAGTCATTTATTTCATTAGTGGTTCAGTTACCAGCTAACTGGTCTCGTCCAATCACATTTGTTGCAGTGACAGTGGGATCTCATGCTGTTCAGAGTATCGGGAGATGCAGCCTGTTTTCAGTCCAGGACAAACGCACCAGGGTAACAACCTGTACTCAcctggtcacacacacctgagcaCACTTAACTCATCTCAATTCACCTGGACTCACCTGCAGATccttctgtttgtgtctctctcagATGTGCAGACAGACACTTTGACTGTCAGTGACCTCATGATATTTTCGTACCAGGTGGCACAGggtctggacttcctgtcgaccaaaaatgtaagaaaacacACGCATGCTTGTGAATCTCTATGTGTGAGGACCTTCAGCAACCTGCCcttacctgtctgtctctcacctgTCTTTCTGTAACAGTGTATCCACAGAGACGTGGCGGCAAGGAACGTCCTGCTGACTGATCGTTGCGTTGCGAAGATCTGTGACTTTGGTTTGGCTCGAGACATTCGCAATGACGACAGCTACATTGTGCAGGGAAACGTCTGTGTTTCACCTCCACATTCTGTTTACCTGACAGTCTAAACAATACTTTCTGATTCTTGTCTCTTATTTTGACACTTCCTGTCCTTTATTTTGACAGGCCCGTCTCCCAGTGAAGTGGATGGCTCCAGAGAGCATCTTCCAGTGTGTTTACACTGTGCAGAGTGATGTTTGGTCTTACGGGGTCCTATTGTGGGAGATCTTCTCTCTGGGTAAACATCCAATCACATCACAGCTCTAATTATAATCGGTGTTGATTTCTAATGATGAgaatttctgtgtgtgtatttacctgTTCAGGTAAGAGTCCGTATCCAAACATTGCTGTGGATACCAACTTCTACAAGATGATCAAAGATGGCCACCACATGGCCCCGCCAGAGTTTGCTCCAGCAGAGATGtgagatttattattattgctgttgtttaactcacatttttatctgtggtTATCTGGTAAATTCAGATCTCAGCAAGAGATCTTTCTAAGGATGCATTTGCCCATAAGTGGGATCTTTTGCACTTCCCTTGCTGAGGGGTGGCCTGGGGGATTCTGACCTAATGTTCCTATCATCACTGGCACTTCTTGACCCACGTCCTTGTATATCTCATCTTTCTGACGACTGTTTGGTCGTACAGCTAAATAGTTTACCACATTTAAAGACAACCATGGCACATTTATCTAGACCAAACTCCATTTTGACCAAACCCTGTCAGACCGTGTTTCAGCTGTGTCTCATCCCTCACAAATCGTTTCAGATCGTCCATGTAATGTTAGATGGCTGACTTTATCACTGATGTCAAATCCAACACCTTCTCTATTCAGCATGTTCATCAACAGTGTCAGCGCTaagcagaataataataataagggaGCTGGAGTCACCTTGAGATATTTCTTGCTTTATGATGTGACCTCCAGTGTAATAAAGCCACATTTCAGTCTTCCACTCTCTCATTGATGCTTTGACAAATCAAGTAATATTTGGACATATTCAATAGATTTCCATGATTGTAGCAGTCTAGGTATGAGGCAAAATGTCAAATGCTTTCCTGTAATCTGTCCATGGCGTACCTAGATTCTGTAGATGTAGATTCTTTGCCTGTGATAACCATTTTACTCATTAACTGATCTTTACGTCCTCTAGATGCTCTTCAACAGCCTCTGTTTGTCTGGGAGGGTTCTTGAGTAAATGATATGTTCTGTTTGTCGGTGCAGCCATTAAGATCTTGTGATTGGTCAATGATTCTTCAGGTCTTTTCTGTCCTTGCCTTTGAAGAGTAGGACAGTGCTTCCAAATGTTAACCACACAGGATCTTGTATTGTTCATATTgaatcacactcacacagcagaCGTTTTGCAACTTATCTAGCCCAGGAGCTTTCCAGTTATGGGTTAGCAATCTCATTTACTGTGAAGTCCTTCCATGAATCTGGTGTTATGTATTCAATCCAAGTTGCTTGAATCATAATGGACAACCTTATCTTCAGGTGTTCCATGCTAGAAGCTGGTGACTTGTTCTTGAGAAGGTGGATCAGTAATGATTTCTGGTTGTTCAACTGACAATAAAACCCTTTAGAGTCTTAATTGAAGATTTTATTCTGATGGTTGTgattatttctgaggttttgcCTGGAgattcatttacacatttattattgatCTAACACACCTGTCCTCTAAGGTATCAGCTGATGACTCTCTGCTGGAGTCTCGAACCCATTGACAGACCAACCTTTAAAATGATTGGCACGCTCATCAGCAGGCTCCTTCCCTCCACCAATGACACGTTGCCATATCACAGCCATCAGGTGAGGACCAATCAGACATGAGAGGATTTCTGTACCCTGCGGTATATGCGCCAGGTTTGAAACCAGAAAGCAGTTTAAACCTTTGGTACCTGAACTCATCACTTCTTCTCTCCTCAGTCGACATACAGAAACATTGAtgaaagcagagaagaagaggaggaggtcaGAGGAAGAGTAACActgaagagagaagaagagctgCATCAGAGAGGTAATTAATCCAACTGATATCAGATGCTGCTAAGAGACAGTTCCCCTGTAAACCTGAACCCACTTCCTGTCCTGATCTCCTCAGAGCGCCGTGATGACGAAGAGGAACAGGAGCCGATGATGAACGTCTACCAGCTGTCCTGATCGTCTCGTCCAATTAGAATGTGGCTCAGTTTCTCATGTTTCTGCTGATTCTCAATTTGATGGTGAATGAGCGTGagtttcagtttgtgttgaaGCTCAGAAAGGTCCACAACAAGCGCACATGTCTAGTCCGTTAAACTCCAACCTGAGCCACAGCAGGTTGTTAATCAATGATAAAAATCAGTATCACACACTTAACTGTTCAAACACCAGGAAACCACAAGTTTACACACTGGACTTCGTCCCAACAAATATGTtaaacacacctgaacacagatAGAGACGCCCACACCTGTGCTTTGTTTGTCCATATGTTCGTTAACAACTACAGTTTCTGCACCGTGAACTGAACCATTGAAAAGACTcattgatgattttttttttatacaaaattTCATTCCtgacaaacaaaccaaagcaaaaatgatcaaatttacAAACACAATTAAGAATCAGCCACTAACCAAATAACATTTTGGACTAATTAAGTTTTTCTTTGGCCACTAATCAAACGGagttattttttatgattttattacagattGTGACAGCAGAGACAGTGAATGATAAAAGTTTTTCATTGTCCCACTTTATTTGTTCATATAGTAAAACTGTTATAAATCACTTCCAGTTGTGACTGATGAAGAATTAGTCTTTGATGATCTAAGATCATTAAATCATCAGACTAATAAAATAAAGCTGATGTTGTGGAACatgaaatctgtcatttttaaatctttaatctTTGATTTCTACTCTGTGTCtgatcagaaatgtgttttatatttaatagaCAGTGTCTCCTGGGTTTTTGTCTAAATAAACTGAGGCTGATGCAGTTTGGAGGATTTGTTCCCGTTTTTCCTATTTCACCATAAATCTCcatgtttaatgtattttcatgGATTTTTAATGTGACAAAATATCTGCAATTATatggaagacaaaaacaataaacagacacatattAGTACATGTTTAAATATGTGCATCTTTAGTTCAAGGCAGGACTCACCTATGTTGCAGGTGATGTCTCTGTTGTACTTGTCAGGGGACAAATTAAAGTAGATCACCTGACGGCTTTACAGCAGCTGGACTTTGGATTCTGATAGCGAAGGTTTGATGTCAGAAgagtttgttgtttattattttccacTGGTGTCACTCCAGTATAACCAGTAAAAGTGTCACAATGTTCAGGACAATCTGCATTTTatcttattgatttatttatgtcAGACGCACATGTTCCAGCGTCTGATCACATCTAGACATTTCAAAAAGTGATCAGTCCAACTTTTGTCATCTTTTGATGAATGATTAACATTTATTGATCCTCAGCCCACGATAAGTTTCAGGTCATTGTAACATGATGATGTGTAAATTCTCCACAGtgagatttgtttgtttatgaatgTCATTAATCATCTGATCAGATTGATCTTGTCAGACACAAACAGGTGagctcatttaaaaatacaaggTGAATAATTGATCACTGAAGTAAACATGACAGACACTTGGGTCTGAAAAAAGATAAATGCGTGTCTTTAATTTCTGTGATTATTGATCAACAACATATTTTATCATAAAAGTCAGAGCTTTATCTCGGCTGCTCAGTATTCATGGCAGTGGAAATGTGACTGGTGATTATCAGCTGCTGTACTGATAAGAAAACAGTAATTTTCAGCTCAATAAAACTGATCACTGATCAGTTCACATCTTAACTCTGTAAACGAGacaaaccagcagcagctgctctcaTTCGTTTATGTGGTGACAGTTCACCTGCAACAGGTTAGTCAGTTTGAGGAAATTTGTGATAAAGTAGTGAAAGTAGATTCATCCTTTCAAATCGTGTTGTCAATATTTCTATTGATTGTGACACTCTCAGTATGAAGCAGCGTTTGTCGTCTCTGGAGTTTCTCCTCAGCGTCATTTGTTCTCTTCTTCTGGTCTGTTGTGTCGGACTGATCGCTGTCTCATGGATCAGCCTGAAGCCTGGAGGTAACCAGCAGCCTTAAACCAGTCACACTTCAGTGGATGTTATTGATCAGCATTGACGCTGTTATTTGTGTGCCAAGGCACCGTTGAGCCTGCAGCGCTGACAGGTCGGATGGTGATCACAGAGGGAGCTGAGTTTTCTGAAGAGCTGAGAAACTCCAGCAGCCTCAGTTTTAAATCTTTGGCCTTCgatgtgcagcagctggtgAGATCACAGACTTTTGTTGTGAAGTATTAAAGGtagattttgttattttcattgtATTAGTAGTAGAAGtcgtagtagtagtagtggtggtAATACTAATATTAGTAAACTCACCTGATCACAGTCTGCTCTGTGATTGGTTGACAGGTGTTTGAGGCGTTCAGTCACACTGAGCTCAGACGGATCTACAGGCTCTGTCAGGTTTTATCCTTCAGGTCAGACATCTGATCAATAACATCAGAACTCCAGGTTTTTAATAATTaactgattgattgactgatgCTTAGTTGCTTCATTTCCTAATAGCTGATTGTTTCTTACCTacatttgattatttgattCATCTGTTCATTCTAATCATTACTGAATCTGCTGTTAATCATATTGATTAGATGATTAATGTCAGTGATCTATATCCTCAGTCAGGGCAGTGTggcagtgacctttgacctctggtTCAATCACCTGATCGAAGTAGAGAAGGTGGCACAACAGCTGTGGGTGGGGCTTCAGGAGGTCAAGGGCAGAGCATTGGTGATTGACCAAAACAGTATCCAGATCACAGGTGAGTCTGGGGTCAGGGTGAGATCACGTGAGGTCACAGTGAGGTCATGAATTCCAACAGAAAATGCGGAGAAagttaaaatagattttaaaatttctataaaacatgaaattctagattcttttctctttgtttagATCAGATTGGAACAGATAAGATTCAGTGCAATGTTTCTTTCTACAGTGTTTGCTCATCAATACAACAAAAACCTGTggaaaatatttagaaatgtttcATTCATGTTACTTGAAAATTGTTTAACTGGAACAAAGTCCTGATGAATCTGTCCACTGGAAATAAACATTACATGAACTATAAAGACTAtcattataaattataaagtGAACATGAAGGAAGTGTCGAGTTTGTATTAATTGTATTAATTAGAAATAACATTACGTTTTCAACCTCTGCGGATGACGACACGACGAAAAAAAAGTAACTAACTAGAGGGAAATGTACAGGTGTGcacaggttatgatagagagaaaacttgcagtgcgacatggaggaagaaagggatccagggagtgttCCTGAGTCCGTCAATGATGCAGCAGATttggaaaagcaagacattccccatccatggccgtATTTAAGAGAACTATTCGATGTTGTCGGCTCCAAGAATGATTAATAGTGAATGTGTTGTGGTTTGTTTCCTGTACCGGCACTGTGTAGGTTAATAGAAGaagaatttaatttttttgtgtagaacttttttaattttgtgaagttatcaaaagatgtattgtgtatcgttgacagcaaaaaaaacatttttacttttttacttaagtacatttcagaccctgtactttcttacttttacttgagcaGAGGGGTCAAGTTGGTACTTCTGCGTCTTTTTTCACgcaaatatctgtacttttacttaagtatagaatATGAGTACGTACCTCTGCCAGCAGGTAATATAGTCCTAATGAGATCCAGGCTGGATTAGATAAAACCAGTATCCACTGGGTCAGATTAGAACAGACACTGATTCTTGGTGTTTATGCAACCTTGCAGcaaaaacttcaaaataaagtgaagatgtaactgtgaatgtttttctgcagagaaACTAGACCAGACAACAGCTACACCAACACCTGTCCCACCTGCCACAGGTGAGAAAACCCAAGGAGGTCAGGTGTTAAAGTCATCACAACAGTTCATTCAAAGCCCCCAAACAGAAACTATAACATTAGAATCTAAACAGTGAATGTTTTCCTGCAGAGAAACCGGACCACATGACAGCAGCACCTACAACAGGTGAGTAAACCCAAACAGGTCAGGCGATTTAGTTTGTCTATATGAAAGGGAATTTTCTTCATTCTGTCCTTTGTGTCCAGGAATGTGTGGTCCACATCAGGCGCCCTGTACTGATCGATCAATGTGTGTTCTGATCAGTCGGTTCTGTGACGGAGTCAACGACTGTCCTGATGGCTCCGATGAAGTTGCGGCTCACTGTGGTCAGTGACTTACACACCAATCAGACTGATTGAACAGAAATGGGTCATGTTAGAAACATCTGGAGGTGCTGCAGTACCAcagtttatattattattattattgttatcattaAGTTCACCTGTAAGTAGGGATCAACATAGCACATATGGCAGGTCCCATGTTTCAGACTGGACAGGTGTTATAAAGGATGCACCTGGGATGTTCTCATCACACTTGTTTCCATAGCAACAACATGTGATGGACAGTTTGTGCTGAGAGGACCAAGCGGGTCGTTCAGTTCATTGGATGTTTCTGAGACGGACCAGAACAGCAGGTTTTGTCGCTGGATCCTCAGGTCGGACACTGCCCCTGCACTGTATAGGCCTACACTGCATATACACACTAAGTACACACTGACTATGCACTGTACACATACTGTGGATACAGTGTGCACACTGTatacacactttacacacactgtgtacacaTTGTGTATACTTTATACACACTGCATGCTATCAGATTAGATAAAGACTTTCATAATAAGAGTCATTTTATTATCAGCGACCATATACTGTCAGACTGACgagagactttcacaataaaagcgAGAAAGCTGAGGCTCAGAGATGAGGAAGTGGCAGATAATTAGATTTATGCaccatttgaatttttttctgtttgagagTAAAACAAAGTCGTGTTGTGTTCAGGGTTGATCAAGGATTTTCAATTCAGATCAACTTCCAACAGtttgaaacagaagaaaacatcgACACTCTGAGACTTTACGAAGGTGTCGGATCAAATAAAATGCTCACAGGTAAAAGTCTGACTCACGTTTTAGATTGTGCTGAACGTCAGAATTCAGCCAGATGTTTGAACATCAGGATCAGTCCCTAACCCTGACAGCACTTTCACTCTTAACACGTTTTGCAGCTGACCTCTCAGGCTCGACCCCTTCTGGCACTGTGTGGCTGCTGACTAACCAATCAACTGTTGAGTTTATCTCTGACAATGTCAACAACATGTCAGGGTTCAAAGCCACCTACAGCGCCACCAACA contains:
- the csf1rb gene encoding macrophage colony-stimulating factor 1 receptor 2 isoform X3; this encodes MLVHSVLLSIALSCCCAAQDPPSPPSIHLNFDFLPNQTEVVLTARSSFSLSCHGNSLVRLSSTAFRLLYLDKLPNPLEVKSSDPRHTGTYRCVYINQSLGHLETWIHLYVKDATDPSSVFVTPRRSPEIEEGQDFMLRCLVTDPSITNLTLQSESGIRSRGQGLPQGMNVTFDPRRGALIQDMRRSFNGRYTCSGWKDGKEFKSKPVDLLVVPRLRHPPSLSVSQDEFIRLEGEKFEVTCLASNPSHFYNITWTHPNTQKLNVTVSRHYSNRHLYTNSTVTISAVSLKHSGLYTCTAVNKAGISMTTAQLRVLDAPYLRIYLQIQNANVYTKTTEVNRGLLSGVRITPGKAQEELEANISGISLEGKGEITANISSIRTNVNITNISGTSRVEVYEGRDVTLTFVMEGYPLIRDQRWTRSPHVNNDNNTVYQESYSVNGYRSESSLLLWRVREEDRGRYSFYFSNLFFSGSQNIDLRVYRSPKAITSLENSTLTCTSSGYPLPTILWYTCPGVHNTCADVSSSQVHPGDRPSQDDEKEEVRRQLALSPGDDVTIECVAYNEIGESRDVFVPRLDLKPSTSLFTPALIGALSATAVLLLLLLVVFYKWRQKPKYEIRWKIIESTSGNNYTFVDPTQLPYNQKWEFPRDKLRLGAVLGSGAFGKVVEATAYGLGTDNVTRVAVKMLKPSAHSEEREALMSELKILSHLGYHDNIVNLLGACTQGGPMLMITEYCSHGDMLNFLRSHAQDFMASILSVNEAEEKALYKNMAAQHARFRSDSGISCCSEYREMQPVFSPGQTHQDVQTDTLTVSDLMIFSYQVAQGLDFLSTKNCIHRDVAARNVLLTDRCVAKICDFGLARDIRNDDSYIVQGNARLPVKWMAPESIFQCVYTVQSDVWSYGVLLWEIFSLGKSPYPNIAVDTNFYKMIKDGHHMAPPEFAPAEMYQLMTLCWSLEPIDRPTFKMIGTLISRLLPSTNDTLPYHSHQSTYRNIDESREEEEEVRGRVTLKREEELHQRERRDDEEEQEPMMNVYQLS
- the csf1rb gene encoding macrophage colony-stimulating factor 1 receptor 2 isoform X1 encodes the protein MLVHSVLLSIALSCCCAAQDPPSPPSIHLNFDFLPNQTEVVLTARSSFSLSCHGNSLVRLSSTAFRLLYLDKLPNPLEVKSSDPRHTGTYRCVYINQSLGHLETWIHLYVKDATDPSSVFVTPRRSPEIEEGQDFMLRCLVTDPSITNLTLQSESGIRSRGQGLPQGMNVTFDPRRGALIQDMRRSFNGRYTCSGWKDGKEFKSKPVDLLVVPRLRHPPSLSVSQDEFIRLEGEKFEVTCLASNPSHFYNITWTHPNTQKLNVTVSRHYSNRHLYTNSTVTISAVSLKHSGLYTCTAVNKAGISMTTAQLRVLDAPYLRIYLQIQNANVYTKTTEVNRGLLSGVRITPGKAQEELEANISGISLEGKGEITANISSIRTNVNITNISGTSRVEVYEGRDVTLTFVMEGYPLIRDQRWTRSPHVNNDNNTVYQESYSVNGYRSESSLLLWRVREEDRGRYSFYFSNLFFSGSQNIDLRVYRSPKAITSLENSTLTCTSSGYPLPTILWYTCPGVHNTCADVSSSQVHPGDRPSQDDEKEEVRRQLALSPGDDVTIECVAYNEIGESRDVFVPLALGLDLKPSTSLFTPALIGALSATAVLLLLLLVVFYKWRQKPKYEIRWKIIESTSGNNYTFVDPTQLPYNQKWEFPRDKLRLGAVLGSGAFGKVVEATAYGLGTDNVTRVAVKMLKPSAHSEEREALMSELKILSHLGYHDNIVNLLGACTQGGPMLMITEYCSHGDMLNFLRSHAQDFMASILSVNEAEEKALYKNMAAQHARFRSDSGISCCSEYREMQPVFSPGQTHQDVQTDTLTVSDLMIFSYQVAQGLDFLSTKNCIHRDVAARNVLLTDRCVAKICDFGLARDIRNDDSYIVQGNARLPVKWMAPESIFQCVYTVQSDVWSYGVLLWEIFSLGKSPYPNIAVDTNFYKMIKDGHHMAPPEFAPAEMYQLMTLCWSLEPIDRPTFKMIGTLISRLLPSTNDTLPYHSHQSTYRNIDESREEEEEVRGRVTLKREEELHQRERRDDEEEQEPMMNVYQLS